In the genome of Amphiura filiformis chromosome 4, Afil_fr2py, whole genome shotgun sequence, one region contains:
- the LOC140150193 gene encoding craniofacial development protein 2-like: MENFHWEILGIAESHWTDSGEFSSQGFKILCAGNDTIHRAGVALILSKTAQNALLGYNPISARLISARFKTQNGAMTIQQVYATNAADCEEMVDEFYDLLQTTVNKTPKSDVLIIMGEHV; the protein is encoded by the coding sequence ATGGAAAACTTTCATtgggaaattttgggaatagcaGAAAGCCACTGGACTGATTCTGGGGAATTTTCCAGCCAAGGATTCAAGATTTTATGCGCAGGAAATGACACTATACACCGTGCAGGAGTCGCATTAATTCTAAGTAAGACAGCACAAAACGCACTTCTTGGATATAACCCAATTTCAGCACGCCTCATATCAGCAAGATTCAAAACACAGAATGGAGCAATGACCATTCAGCAAGTATATGCTACAAACGCAGCTGACTGTGAAGAAATGGTAGATGAATTCTACGATCTTCTCCAGACTACTGTTAATAAAACTCCAAAAAGTGATGTCCTCATCATCATGGGAGAACATGTTTAA